Within the uncultured Draconibacterium sp. genome, the region CAATCGGTCCGTGCAAATATATCGAGCCAGGTAAATGATTGGTTTAAAATTGGAACCAATATGTTTATGAGGAAAAGTACACAGGATGTAATTCCTGACGGGATATTCCGGTCAGCTTTTCAAATTAGCCCCTTAGGCAAAATGTATGAGGATGAAACAACACAAGACCGTTATACTTTATATCCCATGGACCCTGATACTTATATTGATAATCCATTTACAGAGATCGAGATCAAAGACCAAAGGGATAGAACCAGGTTGATGAATAATACATTCATTGAGCTAAGTTTTCTGAAGCATTTCTCCTATAAAATTTCAGTGAATACGATTCTTGATTTTTATAATGATAAGAGATTTATTCCTCAATATACGAAACTGGTTGAGGCATTCGATAAATATGAAAACGCTTCAATTTCCCGAGATCACAGAACTTTTGTAAACATCGAAAATTTGCTTTCCTATAATCAGACATTTGGCGATCATAAGATCGGGGCAACATTTGTTTTCTCAACAGAAAAGTACAAAAATGAGAAGTTATGGGCTTATGCAAAGAATTTTGGAACAGATTATTATGGATGGACTGCGTTACAATTAGGTGATGTTGATGAACGGAACTTAAGTAGCGCAGAAGAAAAAACCTTTTTAGAATCAATGATTGGGCGTGTTAATTATTCTTATAAAGGAAAATACCTCGCACAATTTACTGTTCGCAGGGATCGTTCTTCCAAATTTTCTCCGGGAAACCGGGAAGCGATTTTCCCTGGCGGGTCTTTAGGTTGGCGAATTAGCGAGGAAAATTTTCTGAACAACGCAAACTTTATTGATAATTTGAAATTGAGATTTTCGTATGCTCATACCGGGAATGAAGGAATTGGGTACCGGTCAATTTATAATGAAGGGGAAAAAGTTTACTATACTACCGGACAAGATGCTTCTGGTAATATTGTTGAAGGCCTGGTTCAAAAATCGCTGGCAAATAAGGAACTGGAATGGGAAAAATCAGCACAGGTAAATTTAGGGGTTGATTTTTCATTATACGAGGGTAAAATATCAGGTGTTATTGAGGGATATAAAACGAAAACAACAGATCTTTTGCTAAATAGAGATATGTCGTCAATGGTTGGCTTTACCTCAATTTTAACCAACATAGGAAGCATTGAAAATAAAGGGATTGAAGTTGCTTTAAATTCTATTGTTGTTAATAACAATGATTTTAACTGGAACATATCAGCCACTTTCACTAAAAACGTTAATAAAGTTACAAAACTATACGGCGATGGTGAGGATGACTATACCAATGGCTGGTACATTGGCGAATCAATCGGGGTTATTTACGATTATGTTTTTGATGGAGTACTACAGGAAGGTGAAACTCCCCCGGATTATATGGATAATGTGGTTGGGCAGGAAGGCGATGGTAAAAACATTGTTCCGGGAGAAGCAAAAGTAAAAGATATAGGCGGATGGGAAACATTGGAAGATGGCTCAACAATTCGTACGAAAATACCTGACGGAAAAATTGATGAGGCTGATAAAACAATTATTGGCCAAACCCAACCAGAATGGATGGGAAGTATTGGGATGCAATTTAAATATAAAAATCTCGATCTTTCGTTTTTGATCAATCATGTACAAGGAACACTAAGAAGAATTCCGGTGTTGCTTTCAGACAGGACGCATTCTTTAGATATTCCTTATTATACCGACGAAAATCCAAATACACAATACGGACGACCTTCATGGCCTTCTACTATAGACGGTGTTAAACGTGGCGGAAACCAATACGGGGGACTGTCTTATTATCAGAATGGAACTTATACGCGCTTACAGGATGTAACTTTAGGTTATAGTTTTCCAAAATCAATCTTAAACAGGATTGGAGTTGACCAGGTCCGGTTATATGTTACCGGGCAAAACCTCCTGACAATAACAGATTATATTGGTTATGATCCTTCGTTGAATTATACAAATAATCAAACGGAGGCAGAGGTTGATCGCCTG harbors:
- a CDS encoding TonB-dependent receptor → MKLTILLTLLSLGQLMASVGYSQTTRLSIQIEDTSIENVLNEIEKKSEFFFLYNKKLVDVEKKVSVNVNNKKINEILNNLLADTDINYTVLDRQIVLAPKSLGTSSPDANQISKVSGTVYTEDGETLPGVTVIIKGSTQGTITDIDGNFSLPNVPEDAVLLFSFVGMKTQEIEVGLQTNINVTMVVDAIGLDEVVAVGYGTMKKRDLTGAIASVGEERLSDIPATNLTSSLQGAVAGVNVSTPFGTPGEGSSILIRGINSMKASNSPLVVVDGIPGGSINDVDPNDIESIEVLKDAASTSIYGSRGTNGVIIVTTKSGEKGKPSISYSGYFGLASATNNVDLLSVDSYIDKRREIYRMTNALSYDEARDLSVETILGVGNELDMYNMGKSYNWQEELFQTAPMTGHNLSMTGGTEKTQYYLSANWVDQTGLVKNSGFERQSVRANISSQVNDWFKIGTNMFMRKSTQDVIPDGIFRSAFQISPLGKMYEDETTQDRYTLYPMDPDTYIDNPFTEIEIKDQRDRTRLMNNTFIELSFLKHFSYKISVNTILDFYNDKRFIPQYTKLVEAFDKYENASISRDHRTFVNIENLLSYNQTFGDHKIGATFVFSTEKYKNEKLWAYAKNFGTDYYGWTALQLGDVDERNLSSAEEKTFLESMIGRVNYSYKGKYLAQFTVRRDRSSKFSPGNREAIFPGGSLGWRISEENFLNNANFIDNLKLRFSYAHTGNEGIGYRSIYNEGEKVYYTTGQDASGNIVEGLVQKSLANKELEWEKSAQVNLGVDFSLYEGKISGVIEGYKTKTTDLLLNRDMSSMVGFTSILTNIGSIENKGIEVALNSIVVNNNDFNWNISATFTKNVNKVTKLYGDGEDDYTNGWYIGESIGVIYDYVFDGVLQEGETPPDYMDNVVGQEGDGKNIVPGEAKVKDIGGWETLEDGSTIRTKIPDGKIDEADKTIIGQTQPEWMGSIGMQFKYKNLDLSFLINHVQGTLRRIPVLLSDRTHSLDIPYYTDENPNTQYGRPSWPSTIDGVKRGGNQYGGLSYYQNGTYTRLQDVTLGYSFPKSILNRIGVDQVRLYVTGQNLLTITDYIGYDPSLNYTNNQTEAEVDRLYGYPTTRNWIFGLKLSF